AGTTCCAGAGCCGTTTCAACGCTTTGAAGTTTGGCTCCGGCCGGGGCCGCCACGTCCATGTGGGCGTGGATCACGGTGACGTCCGCACCGGCCGCCAGGGCCGCCTCAGCCAGGGCCACGCCCTGCTTGCCGGAGGACTTGTTGCCCAGGAATCTCACCGGATCCAGAGGTTCGCGGGTTCCGCCAGCGGTGATCAAGACACGCTTGCCGGAGAGGGCTCCCCCGGCTGCGGTAGTCGTCGGCAGCGCCACGGAAGCCGGTGCGGTGCCGGCGGCGTGGGCGGGAATCAACGCCATTGCGGCGGCAAAGATCAGCTCGGGTTCGGGCAGGCGTCCGGGCCCTGTGTCAGGTCCGGTCAGCCTCCCCACTGCCGGGTCCAGGACGTGGACGCCACGGGATCGCAGCGCAGCCACATTGGCTTGAGTTGCAGCATGCTGCCACATCTCGGTGTGCATGGCCGGGGCGAAGAGCACCGGTCCCCGGGCCATGAGCAAGGTGGTTGTCAGCAGGTCATCGGCATGGCCGCCGGCAGCCCGCGCAAGCAGGTCCGCCGTGGCAGGGGCCACCACAATGAGATCGGCCTCGTGGCCGAGCCTGACGTGATTGACCTGATCCACAGCGTGGAAGACGTCATTGCTGACGGGGCGCCCGCTCAAGGCCTCCCACGTGGCCACTCCCACAAATTTGGTGGAGGCCTGCGTGGGGATGACGGTGACGGCGTGGCCGGCCTCGGTAAAAAGGCGCAACAATAGGGCGGACTTGTAGGCGGCGATGCCGCCGCCTACCCCCAGAACAATGTTCAGCTCGGTCACCGGTGAGGTGGTGTTCGCCGCAGTTACGCGGTTTCGATCGGCGTGGAAACCAGCAGGCCCTCGTCGATTTCACGGAATGCGATGGAAAGCGACTTCTCGTTCAGTTTCGTGTCGACCAGAGGGCCAACATACTCGAACAAGCCCTCGTGGAGCTGTGCGTAGTAGGCGTTGATCTGGCGGGCACGCTTAGCGCCAAAGATGACCAATCCATACTTTGAATCCGCAGCCTCAAGCAGCGAATCGATGGATGGGTTGATGATGCCTTCGGGTTGTGTAGTCAATTACTTCTCCAAAATGTGTATGGGGTGAGGCACGGTTAATCAACGTGGCTGGGCGTAAGGCCCATCAAGGTGACAAGCTCGGCTGCGGCCCGGCTTACATCATCGTTGACGATGGTGTAATCAAACTCCGGTTGGGCAGCAAGTTCCAGTTTAGCTGTTTCCAGCCGCCGTTGCTGCTCCTGCTGCGTTTCTGTGCCGCGTCCCACTAGCCGGCGGACAAGTTCGGCCCAGCTGGGTGGTGACAGGAACACGAAATCGGCCTCCGGCATGGCTGCTTTTACCTGCCGGGCGCCTTGCAAATCAATCTCCAACAGCACGCATCGGCCGGCCTGGACGGCTGCTTCGACGGTGCTGCGCAAGGTTCCATAGCGGTTTTGGCCGTGGACCACAGCCCACTCCAGCAGGTCACCGTGCTCGATCAGCGCATCGAACTCTTGGGCCGTCTTGAAGAAGTAGTGCACCCCTTCAATCTCGCCGGGCCGGGCCGGGCGGGTCGTGGCGGAGACAGAAAGCCACACTTGCGGGTAGTTGTCCCGAATAAACGTTGACACCGTCCCCTTTCCCACGGCGGTGGGGCCAGCCAGC
This region of Arthrobacter alpinus genomic DNA includes:
- the coaBC gene encoding bifunctional phosphopantothenoylcysteine decarboxylase/phosphopantothenate--cysteine ligase CoaBC, producing the protein MNIVLGVGGGIAAYKSALLLRLFTEAGHAVTVIPTQASTKFVGVATWEALSGRPVSNDVFHAVDQVNHVRLGHEADLIVVAPATADLLARAAGGHADDLLTTTLLMARGPVLFAPAMHTEMWQHAATQANVAALRSRGVHVLDPAVGRLTGPDTGPGRLPEPELIFAAAMALIPAHAAGTAPASVALPTTTAAGGALSGKRVLITAGGTREPLDPVRFLGNKSSGKQGVALAEAALAAGADVTVIHAHMDVAAPAGAKLQSVETALELRAATLSAAGTFDVVIMAAAVADFRPASISSGKIKKRDDTADPVINLVRNPDILVEVVAHRAAQNLKQLIVGFAAETGDDQDDALSYAEAKLQRKGCDLLVVNEVGPGDSGTERVFGQDSNQVQILALDGATPVQASGSKRTVADTVVRVIAARLSAS
- the rpoZ gene encoding DNA-directed RNA polymerase subunit omega encodes the protein MTTQPEGIINPSIDSLLEAADSKYGLVIFGAKRARQINAYYAQLHEGLFEYVGPLVDTKLNEKSLSIAFREIDEGLLVSTPIETA
- the gmk gene encoding guanylate kinase; this encodes MKPRSGVTVLAGPTAVGKGTVSTFIRDNYPQVWLSVSATTRPARPGEIEGVHYFFKTAQEFDALIEHGDLLEWAVVHGQNRYGTLRSTVEAAVQAGRCVLLEIDLQGARQVKAAMPEADFVFLSPPSWAELVRRLVGRGTETQQEQQRRLETAKLELAAQPEFDYTIVNDDVSRAAAELVTLMGLTPSHVD